The window AATCCTCATCAATACGCAGCTGATGGGCAACCAAGAATGGGAAGATACAAACAATCATTACGATAACAAAGAACCAACGATAGCCCACTGCCTGTGCCAGCGCACCCGCAAACAACCCTGGAATCATCATTGACAACGCCATAAAGCCCGTACAAAGCGCATAATAACTGGTCTTATGTTCGCCCCGACTGAAATAAATCATAAAGAGCATATAGGCACTAAAACCAAAACCATAACCGAAATTCTCAATAAATACAGCTACGCTGATAGCTATCACGTTATCGGGAAGCATATAGGCTAAATAGACATAAGCTAAGTTAGGCAACGTGATAGCTGCCGTCATCGGCCATATCCAGCGTTTTAAACCATCGCGACTAATCATCATTCCACCAATGACACCGCCTATCAGGAGACCTGCCACGCCCACAACGCCATTCACCGTACCATACTCTATCTCAGAAAGTGCCAATCCTCCTTTAGTCTTCGATGCCTGCAGAAAGAGTTGAGAAATAGGGATTATCAAAGCTTCTGGCAAGCGAAAGAGAAGTAGGAAGCAGATCGTTGTCAAAGCCTGCTCCTTTTTAAAGAAGGAAAGAAAAGTCTCTCCAAAACTACGAAGCAAATGACTGGCAGACACCTGTGCCCTCTCTGAATCCTCAGACGGACGTGGAAGAATAAAGCGATGATAGAGGGCAAGTCCCATAAAAAGAGCCATCAGACCGTAGAAGACGAGCGACCAGGTCCATTGTATATCAAACTTCTTATGTAAAAAACCAGCGAGCGCAATCAGACCACCCTTACCGACAACCATTGAAATACGATAAAAAGTAGAACGAATACCCACGAAAAATGCCTGATCATGCTGGTTAAGTCCCATCATATAAAAACCATCAGCAACTACATCATGTGTCGCACTACTAAATGCCAGCAGCCAAAAGAAACAGATTGTCCCCTGAAGCCATAACGAGGTATTGACCGTAAAGGCAACACCTGCAAAGGCTGCACCAACAAGCATTTGCATAACGATAATCCACCAACGCTTTGTCTTAATCAAATCAAGAAATGGACTCCAAAGAGGTTTGATAACCCACGGGAGGTAAAGCCATGAAGTATAAAAGGTCACCTCAGCATCTGACAAGCCCATCTGCATATAGACCTGCAGGGACAGTACTGTTACTGCAATATAAGGTAATCCCTCAGCAAAATAAAGTGAGGGTATCCATGCCCATGGGCTTATCTTTCTTTCTGTTTTCAATGCTTGTTACGCTTTTGAGTTCTGTTATTATCATCATTGTATGCAAAGTGTCTTTTCTCCACAGCCTACTATCAACAAAACCAGTGAGAGATACAACAATCGTGTAACCAAAAGAGATAAATAGGTTCAAGCAGGCTATTCAAACACCACTGCAAACTTTGTATTGTGTCTTTTCTAACGATGACAAAGATACATAAAATTAATGAGAAAAAGGAGGGATAGCGCTCACGAATAAGAATTAAAAGATAATTTATATATTAAAGACTAATGATTTTCACTTTTCTTGAAAGCATGATTGATTTTTTTAGCTTATCTTTGTGAATAGAGGTATATGAATTATTACGTTATCATTTACTCCATTTTACATACTGAGAAGTTTGACATAATCCATAAACACGGAATGACTCTAATACACTCTACCCTCTCTATTGGATATAGAGAATCATAGAGTAACACGATAAGGAAGCATGACACTGTCGAAGGTCTATCTACAACTCAAAGTGATATGCTTCCTCTTTTCTATAAATTCATAGTTACAAGCCCTCTAAGAGGTGGAACATCCACAAGAAAATAAATTGAAACTTCAGCTATCTAAGTAGTATATCGTTCCATCTTATACAAACAGCTTATTCTTATATCAGCCAATGTTTGTAAACTATTTTCACACAATTCTAAATCTATATATGCCCTTTTGGCTTCTTAAAGACGCCTAATTACGTCGCAAAAGGTGCCCTTTAAGACCCTTACTAACGCCCTTTTGAAGTCCTATTAAGCACCTTTTCGTAAGCAATTTTGTAACCAACTGATTCACTGTTTGTTGCAGACTTGCTTTTTGTACGTATCTTTGCCTCGATTTATAGATATTTCACCCAACTTTTTGTCATTATTTTTCAAACCATTATTAGCGAAATTCTCTAAGTATAAACATGAAAGGGAATTCTGTGTCAAAGAATAAAAATTGGTAGTTGATAGTCCTGCTATTTTTTTGAAACACCAAGATTCTTACGTTAAAACTATAAGGTAAGTGTCCAAACATTTAATAAAGGAAGCAAAAAAGGGCGATAGTCATTACGACCATCGCCCTTATATCTAATGATTGTTTCAGATAATTACATACCCAAAGCCTTCTTAGCGCCGTCATTGTTAGGATTAATCTTCAGCACCTTATTGAAGTACTCGTCTGCAAGTGGCTTGTTACCCTTCTTTGAGTAATAGTAACCGAGACCATAGTAAACGTTCTCCAAGTAGCTCTTGCTATCCTCATCGAGCGTTGGCTTAGCCTCTTCGTAAGCAGCCACCTTCTGATAGATTTCAGCAACCTTATCAGGATCGTTCATCAACTGAGCTACGTTAGCTTGGTTCAACCATACCCAATCAGAGATTGTTGGGAACTTAGCAACCATCTGCTCATAAACATCAAATGCCTTTGCAAGAACAGCGTTCTTAGCAGCACGGTCTGTCAAGCCCTCTGCCTTTGTAACATAGGTGTTAGCAAGTGTTGCCCAGTCATTGTTAGTAGCCTTCTTACTCTTAGAAAGATACTCCTGCTGAACCTCGAGTGCCTTGTCATCATTACCCTGTGCAGCATAGATAGCAGCCAAAGTCTTCAAAGGCTCAACATTGTTCTTATCAGCCTCAAGTGCCTTGTTAACAGTGCTGATAGCCTCGTCATACTGCTGAGCACCACAAAGTGCCTTTGCATATACATCGTAGTCGTTAGCTACCTTCTTACCAGAACCAGCAAACACTATCTTACCATAGTTGATAGCAGAAGCATAATCCTTCAACTCAACTGATGCCATCATAGCAATACGGCTCAAGTACTCACTGTTAGGGAACTTCTGCAAGCCCTGCTTTACAACATCCAAAGCTCTCTGATAGTCTTTTGTGATGTAAGCAGCAAAACCGTAGTTATAGAAGTTGTCCTCTGACATATTAGCTGGATTAGCCTTAGCATACCACTCTAATGCCTCCTTGTACTTACCATCGCCAAGCATGATTTCAGCTGCAGTTGCCTCTACTGGATAGTCTGGCTTAACCTTACGAAGTTCTTCAAGCTTCTGAACAGCAACCTTTGAGTTTACATGACGGAAAACCTTAGCATAACGTTCGTAAGCTGTTACGTTCTGTGGATCAACAGTAATTGCATTCTGATACTGTGTAGCAGCTGCACCTGCATTACCGATAGAATCCTTAAGAGCAGCAATATCGCCCAAAAGGACATAAGCTAAGCTACCCTTGTATTTCTTGTTATTGATAACATTGTTTGCAATCTCTGTTGCTGCATCATAATTACGCTGCAAGAGATATACATTTCCCAAGGCAACAATAGCCTCTTCACTCTTCTTAAAGTTCTTCTGATACTCCTTAATAAGATCCTTTGCTGCCTTTGGATCATTTGGTGCAGCCTCGATAGCAGCTACAATAGGCTTAAGAGCTACTGCGTAATCAACATCCTGTGCCATTGCTGGAGTTGACATTGCTAACATCAAGGCTCCAGCTATTAAATATTTCTTTGTCTTCATAATTCTTTCTCTTTAAATTTTAATTCAAGTGAACTTTATTCATTAAGACGCCTATCACGCCATTTAGTTTAATTCTGTGAGAGTAATAACTAATGTTGATAAGCAAAATAAATCTTCTTTAATGTTATAACGACCACAATTAATTAATCATAACTGATTATCGTTTGCCAATAAATAACACTCTATGCATTACTGGCTACTGGGTCTTAACTTCAACTTCACGAATGTTGATTTCACCACGATAAGGCAAGAGACCAGCCTTAAAAATAATCTTCTGACCAATTGGATTGGTTACGAAGTTTGCAAATGCCCAAGGCAATGCTTTGTGAGGGTCAGCCACAACAGCGTAGATAGTTCTTACGAAAGGATATCTGCCATCCAACAGATAAGCCTGGTAAGGTTGCCAACTATTCTCTGGCTGTGCAACGGTAGTCTTTGAAAGACCAACCACTCTAATATCTTTCTTAAATGTGGTGTTTGTTGAGTCACGATGGTCATTCAACCAATTTGACCCGATAACACCTATAGCATTCGGAGTTTTATGAACATAGTCAATAACTGACTTACTGTTACTTGCAGCAACAATGTTCGCACTCTTAATGTTCTTTCCACCTAAAATGGAGTCGACCACATAATGTAACGTAGCTGAAGCTTTGTTGTCAAAGACAACTTCAATATTACCCTTATCATTCTTAGGGTTCAGCTGGTTCCATTTTGCAATCTGACCGCTGAGAATCTTCTTAACATCGGTAACCGTAATACATGAATCTGCATTCGTGTTGTTCACGATGAAAGCAATTCCATCATATCCTATCGGGAATACCGCTGGGATAGGACCTTTCCCTCGTAACATAGCATCTTCTCCCTTCGTCAATGCATGAGAAGTGAAGAAAAGATTAACTTTCTGGTCGAGGAGCAGTTGCATACCTTTGTTGTCATCTGTATAGATTGGCAACAAGTGAGTTTCTGGATAGCGGAACTGATAATTCTGTAACAGTTCCTCTATAATAGGACTAAAACTTTCGTCAGAGGCGAACTTAATCGTCCCTGACGTCGGTGTATCTGTTCTGCCGTCCTTAGCTTTCT is drawn from Prevotella melaninogenica and contains these coding sequences:
- a CDS encoding MFS transporter; translated protein: MKTERKISPWAWIPSLYFAEGLPYIAVTVLSLQVYMQMGLSDAEVTFYTSWLYLPWVIKPLWSPFLDLIKTKRWWIIVMQMLVGAAFAGVAFTVNTSLWLQGTICFFWLLAFSSATHDVVADGFYMMGLNQHDQAFFVGIRSTFYRISMVVGKGGLIALAGFLHKKFDIQWTWSLVFYGLMALFMGLALYHRFILPRPSEDSERAQVSASHLLRSFGETFLSFFKKEQALTTICFLLLFRLPEALIIPISQLFLQASKTKGGLALSEIEYGTVNGVVGVAGLLIGGVIGGMMISRDGLKRWIWPMTAAITLPNLAYVYLAYMLPDNVIAISVAVFIENFGYGFGFSAYMLFMIYFSRGEHKTSYYALCTGFMALSMMIPGLFAGALAQAVGYRWFFVIVMIVCIFPFLVAHQLRIDEDFGKK
- a CDS encoding tetratricopeptide repeat protein codes for the protein MKTKKYLIAGALMLAMSTPAMAQDVDYAVALKPIVAAIEAAPNDPKAAKDLIKEYQKNFKKSEEAIVALGNVYLLQRNYDAATEIANNVINNKKYKGSLAYVLLGDIAALKDSIGNAGAAATQYQNAITVDPQNVTAYERYAKVFRHVNSKVAVQKLEELRKVKPDYPVEATAAEIMLGDGKYKEALEWYAKANPANMSEDNFYNYGFAAYITKDYQRALDVVKQGLQKFPNSEYLSRIAMMASVELKDYASAINYGKIVFAGSGKKVANDYDVYAKALCGAQQYDEAISTVNKALEADKNNVEPLKTLAAIYAAQGNDDKALEVQQEYLSKSKKATNNDWATLANTYVTKAEGLTDRAAKNAVLAKAFDVYEQMVAKFPTISDWVWLNQANVAQLMNDPDKVAEIYQKVAAYEEAKPTLDEDSKSYLENVYYGLGYYYSKKGNKPLADEYFNKVLKINPNNDGAKKALGM
- a CDS encoding PstS family phosphate ABC transporter substrate-binding protein — its product is MKRTRFYITVGLMLSLGFLLSACGQKKAKDGRTDTPTSGTIKFASDESFSPIIEELLQNYQFRYPETHLLPIYTDDNKGMQLLLDQKVNLFFTSHALTKGEDAMLRGKGPIPAVFPIGYDGIAFIVNNTNADSCITVTDVKKILSGQIAKWNQLNPKNDKGNIEVVFDNKASATLHYVVDSILGGKNIKSANIVAASNSKSVIDYVHKTPNAIGVIGSNWLNDHRDSTNTTFKKDIRVVGLSKTTVAQPENSWQPYQAYLLDGRYPFVRTIYAVVADPHKALPWAFANFVTNPIGQKIIFKAGLLPYRGEINIREVEVKTQ